In the Bacillus shivajii genome, one interval contains:
- a CDS encoding FAD-dependent oxidoreductase translates to MSGPFGGLPQYPESYWLDSVKIPSFEKMKDNIESDVLIVGGGITGITTAYLLSKEGVKVTLIDATTLFNGTTGHTTAKITSQHDLIYDELIHHFGENFAKTYYETTTHAKSFIKETIDRYDIDCGYEEKDAVLYATTDQYKRKLEKEYKAYRKLGIPAEELDSLPFPVEITKAIAMKDQAQFHPLKYLTRLVEEFIANGGEIYEQTTAVEIMGESATGQHLSVETRDGHHITCSFVVQCTHFPFFDHEGGYFARLKADRSYIVAAKGNVDDLPGMYLSVDEPKRSVRTVQINGETHLLLSGENHKTGQGISTIKHYEALQQYGMDIFDINEIPYRWSAQDLTTLDNVPYVGPVSNDHSNIFVATGFRKWGMTHGTAAAHVLKDSVLQKDTPAMELYSPERFHADPSIKHFIQQGWDVTKQFTKGKLMPIKKKIDDVEKGEGAVVDFNGNRFGCYRDDDGEVHLVDTTCKHMGCEVEWNSGDNTWDCPCHGSRYSFDGEVIEGPAKEGLRKGEE, encoded by the coding sequence ATGTCCGGACCTTTTGGTGGGCTGCCTCAATATCCTGAATCATACTGGTTAGACTCTGTAAAAATCCCGTCCTTTGAAAAAATGAAGGACAATATAGAATCAGATGTGTTAATTGTCGGTGGGGGAATCACTGGAATTACGACAGCTTACTTGCTATCGAAGGAAGGAGTTAAAGTCACCCTTATCGATGCGACAACTCTATTCAATGGTACAACGGGTCATACAACTGCAAAAATCACGTCACAACATGACCTTATTTATGATGAACTCATCCATCATTTCGGAGAAAATTTTGCAAAAACATACTATGAAACAACAACGCATGCAAAATCATTTATTAAGGAAACAATTGATCGATATGACATCGATTGTGGGTATGAAGAGAAGGATGCTGTCCTCTATGCCACAACAGATCAATACAAAAGAAAGCTAGAAAAAGAATATAAAGCTTATCGGAAGCTTGGTATTCCTGCTGAAGAGCTAGATTCACTTCCGTTTCCTGTTGAGATAACAAAAGCGATTGCAATGAAAGACCAAGCACAATTTCACCCTTTAAAATATTTAACGAGGTTAGTTGAGGAATTCATTGCAAATGGTGGAGAAATTTATGAACAAACAACTGCTGTCGAGATTATGGGTGAATCTGCGACAGGACAACACCTCAGTGTCGAAACACGTGATGGTCATCATATTACTTGCAGTTTTGTCGTACAATGTACTCACTTTCCGTTCTTTGATCATGAAGGCGGATATTTTGCACGTTTAAAGGCAGACCGATCATATATCGTCGCTGCAAAAGGAAATGTTGACGACCTTCCAGGGATGTATTTAAGTGTAGATGAACCAAAACGCTCCGTTCGAACCGTACAAATAAACGGAGAAACTCATTTGCTCTTAAGCGGCGAAAATCATAAAACCGGTCAAGGCATCTCTACAATTAAACATTATGAGGCTTTACAACAATACGGAATGGACATTTTCGACATAAATGAAATTCCTTATAGGTGGTCAGCACAAGATTTAACAACCCTTGATAATGTCCCTTATGTCGGACCAGTATCGAATGACCACTCAAACATATTTGTTGCAACCGGGTTCCGTAAGTGGGGGATGACACATGGTACTGCTGCAGCCCATGTTTTAAAAGACTCAGTTTTACAAAAAGATACCCCTGCAATGGAACTATACTCACCAGAACGCTTTCACGCAGATCCGAGCATTAAACACTTTATACAACAAGGCTGGGACGTGACAAAACAATTTACTAAAGGTAAACTCATGCCTATAAAAAAGAAAATTGATGACGTGGAAAAAGGTGAAGGTGCCGTTGTTGACTTTAACGGTAATCGATTTGGCTGCTACCGAGACGATGACGGTGAAGTGCACCTCGTAGATACGACCTGTAAACATATGGGCTGTGAAGTGGAATGGAACTCAGGTGATAACACATGGGACTGCCCTTGTCACGGCTCTCGCTACTCGTTTGACGGTGAAGTAATCGAAGGCCCTGCGAAAGAAGGATTAAGAAAAGGCGAAGAATAA
- a CDS encoding M20 family metallopeptidase, producing the protein MKNMIIETIDQLKNDFYNVSQYIGQNPELGNEEYKACKILTETLEEHHFQVTTNVVNVPTAFEAVYDSGKPGPHIGFMAEYDALPEIGHACGHNLIGTMGIAAGIALSKVVSETGGKVFLYGTPAEETRGAKVTMSEEGVLDHLDVALMAHPSGGYRKSGSSLAMDALQFAFYGKAAHAAASPEDGINALDAVLQTFHSINALRQHVTSDVRIHGIIPEGGQAANIVPDYAVAQFYVRAEKRSSLNDVVNKVKNCAEGAALATGARLEISNYEYSYDDMITNEELSDCFTEKLLEVGIPNEDVLEARGGGSLDMGNVSQRVPSIHPYIQISDQPITAHTHEFREAALRQRGFEGMIVAAKALALTGYEILTNDDVLAKIKKEFEANQSLT; encoded by the coding sequence TTGAAAAATATGATTATAGAAACGATCGATCAACTAAAAAATGACTTTTATAACGTTAGCCAATATATTGGTCAAAATCCTGAACTCGGTAATGAGGAGTATAAAGCTTGTAAAATACTGACCGAAACATTAGAAGAACATCATTTTCAAGTCACAACAAACGTCGTAAACGTACCAACTGCATTTGAAGCCGTTTATGACAGTGGTAAGCCTGGTCCTCACATTGGTTTTATGGCAGAATATGATGCACTTCCTGAAATCGGACACGCTTGTGGACATAACTTAATTGGAACAATGGGTATTGCAGCAGGCATCGCCTTAAGTAAAGTCGTAAGTGAAACAGGAGGAAAAGTGTTTTTGTACGGTACACCTGCTGAAGAAACACGCGGGGCAAAAGTAACGATGTCAGAAGAAGGCGTCCTCGATCATTTAGATGTTGCCTTAATGGCCCATCCAAGCGGTGGTTATCGAAAAAGTGGCAGTTCTCTCGCGATGGATGCTTTGCAATTTGCTTTTTACGGTAAAGCTGCACATGCTGCAGCATCACCTGAAGATGGAATCAATGCGTTAGACGCGGTATTACAAACGTTCCATTCGATTAATGCATTAAGACAGCACGTTACCTCTGATGTTCGCATTCATGGCATTATTCCAGAAGGCGGCCAAGCTGCAAATATCGTTCCTGACTATGCCGTTGCCCAGTTTTACGTTCGTGCCGAAAAGCGCTCATCGTTAAACGATGTCGTAAACAAAGTGAAAAATTGTGCTGAAGGAGCGGCACTAGCAACAGGTGCCCGCCTTGAAATATCAAATTACGAGTATTCTTATGACGACATGATTACAAACGAAGAACTTTCCGACTGCTTTACAGAAAAACTGCTAGAAGTCGGTATTCCTAATGAAGATGTCCTTGAAGCGCGTGGCGGTGGATCACTCGATATGGGGAACGTCAGTCAACGCGTTCCTTCCATCCACCCGTATATCCAAATTAGTGACCAACCAATTACTGCTCACACGCATGAATTCCGCGAAGCAGCACTAAGGCAAAGAGGCTTTGAAGGAATGATTGTTGCAGCAAAAGCACTTGCTTTAACAGGGTATGAAATATTAACGAATGACGATGTCCTCGCAAAAATCAAAAAGGAATTTGAAGCAAATCAATCATTGACTTAA
- a CDS encoding PilZ domain-containing protein translates to MRYKREEPLRYQFAKPIPLTFSITKVEGIEKDSSNGEGKILDLSPGGLKFESILELPIRDDVEFTFTFQMGEESFEEKGVVKWKKDFRDQLYQYGAEFLTEDSEARIIEAIKGIANSERS, encoded by the coding sequence ATGCGCTATAAACGCGAAGAACCGCTACGATATCAATTTGCTAAACCAATTCCACTTACTTTTTCCATTACGAAAGTTGAAGGGATTGAAAAAGACTCATCCAACGGCGAAGGGAAAATTCTTGACCTTAGTCCTGGTGGATTGAAGTTCGAAAGTATTTTAGAGCTTCCTATTCGTGATGATGTTGAGTTCACCTTCACATTTCAAATGGGTGAAGAAAGCTTTGAGGAAAAAGGCGTTGTGAAATGGAAAAAAGATTTTCGAGATCAGTTATATCAGTATGGCGCGGAATTTTTAACAGAAGACAGCGAAGCAAGAATTATAGAAGCAATAAAAGGTATTGCCAATTCTGAACGATCGTAA
- a CDS encoding NAD(P)/FAD-dependent oxidoreductase: protein MKKYIVVGAGILGASASYHLAKSGAQVTIVDRYDDGQATEAAAGIICPWLTQRRNKAWYFLAKNGAKYYQHLIEQLEEDGETNTGYAKVGAISLHTDDGKLDKMIERAEKRREDAPEIGDIKKLSPDETKALFPPVSEEFGAVHVSGGARVNGKALRKALIRAAEKHGATVIDGDATLTFTDHHVTGVNVGNEVLTADQVLVTGGAWAKTLLEPLNVEFLVRPQKAQIVHLEMPEIETSHWPVVMPPNNQYLLSFSGGKIIIGATHEDEKGFDRRVTVGGLHEIIGKAMDVAPGLAECTVLETKVGFRPFTPGFLPVIGPLPSYDGILVANGLGASGLTAGPYLGAQLAKLALGEPLELDLANYDIEEALKTDA, encoded by the coding sequence TTGAAAAAATATATTGTTGTTGGTGCTGGAATATTAGGTGCTTCCGCTAGTTATCACCTTGCCAAGTCTGGTGCACAAGTGACCATCGTGGATCGTTATGATGACGGACAAGCAACCGAAGCCGCAGCTGGAATCATCTGCCCTTGGTTAACACAACGCCGAAATAAAGCGTGGTATTTCTTAGCCAAAAATGGCGCGAAATATTATCAGCATTTAATCGAACAGCTAGAAGAAGATGGCGAAACGAATACAGGGTATGCTAAAGTCGGAGCCATCAGCTTACATACCGACGATGGTAAATTAGATAAAATGATCGAACGCGCTGAAAAACGGCGAGAAGATGCGCCGGAAATTGGCGATATTAAAAAGCTATCCCCGGATGAGACAAAAGCACTCTTTCCTCCCGTTTCAGAGGAATTTGGTGCGGTTCATGTAAGCGGTGGTGCTCGAGTAAACGGAAAAGCATTGCGAAAGGCATTAATACGAGCTGCTGAAAAACACGGAGCAACTGTCATTGACGGCGATGCAACTTTAACGTTTACTGATCATCATGTAACAGGTGTAAATGTCGGAAATGAAGTTTTGACTGCTGATCAAGTACTTGTAACTGGAGGGGCTTGGGCAAAAACACTCCTTGAACCGCTAAATGTTGAGTTTTTAGTCCGACCACAAAAAGCACAAATTGTACATCTTGAAATGCCAGAAATAGAAACGTCCCACTGGCCTGTTGTCATGCCACCAAATAATCAGTACCTCCTTTCTTTTAGTGGAGGAAAAATTATTATCGGTGCAACCCATGAAGATGAGAAAGGATTTGACCGACGAGTAACTGTTGGTGGTTTGCATGAGATCATTGGAAAGGCAATGGATGTGGCACCTGGATTAGCAGAATGTACGGTGCTCGAAACAAAAGTCGGCTTCAGACCTTTTACTCCTGGTTTCTTACCTGTTATTGGCCCTTTACCTAGCTATGATGGTATTCTTGTTGCAAACGGCTTAGGAGCCTCTGGATTAACTGCTGGACCTTATTTAGGCGCTCAACTTGCAAAGCTTGCACTTGGTGAGCCATTAGAACTTGACCTTGCGAATTATGATATTGAAGAAGCTTTGAAGACCGATGCCTAA
- a CDS encoding type 1 glutamine amidotransferase domain-containing protein has product MSKRILMVCTSHSTINNQQKTGLWLEEFATPYMLFKQHGFEVEVTSVQGGPVPLDPNSIPEENNQNWREAEQALKETKKLKVEYANGIDAIFLPGGHGTMFDFPNNEVLQSVIQSAAEREKIIGAVCHGPSAFVNVTYKDGTPIVKGHQMNSFTDAEEKEMGLDSDMPFLLETTLRERGADFASGEAWKDYSVKDGHFVTGQNPMSSESTAKKVIEALEG; this is encoded by the coding sequence ATGTCTAAACGCATACTCATGGTCTGTACAAGCCATTCGACAATCAATAATCAGCAAAAAACGGGCTTATGGCTTGAAGAATTTGCAACGCCATACATGCTTTTTAAACAACATGGTTTTGAAGTAGAAGTCACAAGTGTCCAAGGCGGGCCTGTTCCTCTTGATCCTAACAGCATACCCGAAGAGAATAACCAAAATTGGCGAGAAGCTGAACAAGCCTTGAAGGAGACAAAAAAGCTAAAGGTTGAATATGCGAATGGCATTGACGCCATCTTTTTACCAGGGGGACACGGTACGATGTTTGATTTCCCTAATAATGAAGTACTACAATCTGTCATCCAATCTGCTGCTGAAAGAGAGAAGATTATTGGAGCCGTTTGCCACGGTCCTAGTGCTTTCGTTAATGTCACATATAAGGATGGTACCCCCATCGTAAAAGGGCACCAAATGAACAGCTTCACAGATGCAGAGGAAAAGGAAATGGGGTTAGATTCAGACATGCCATTCTTATTAGAAACGACGTTACGGGAAAGGGGCGCAGACTTCGCCTCAGGAGAAGCATGGAAGGACTACTCAGTTAAGGATGGCCATTTTGTCACAGGCCAAAATCCGATGTCGAGTGAAAGCACAGCAAAAAAAGTGATCGAAGCACTTGAAGGATAA
- a CDS encoding glutamine--tRNA ligase/YqeY domain fusion protein produces MTENNQTSSNFIKHIVKKDLESGKHNEIMTRFPPEPNGYLHIGHAKSIVLNFELADEFGGKTNLRFDDTNPLKEDKEYVDSIKDNIEWLGYEWDELRFASNYFGEMYDRAVLLIKNGLAYVEDLSQEEIRQYRGTLTEPGKESPARSRSVEENLELFERMKNGEFADGEKVLRAKIDMSSPNINMRDPVIYRISHTTHHNTGDEWCIYPMYSFAHPLEDAIEGITHSICTLEFEDQRPLYNWVVENCEMEAQPQQIEFARLNLTNTVMSKRKLKQLVDENFVDGWDDPRMPTISGLRRRGYTPEAIKQFCREIGVAKSDNIVDVRMLEHFIREDLKLKAPRTMSVLHPLKVVITNYPEGEVEWLDADINPENEEMGKRQIPFSREIYIEQSDFMENPPKKYFRLFPGNEVRLKHAYFIKCEDVIKDDEGNVVEIHCTYDPETKSGTGFTGRKVKGTLHWVEATHAKEAEFRLYDSLILDDQGDDFMDQVNPNSLEIANGFVEPNMVDAKPEDKFQFFRHGYFNVDPAATTDEELVFNRIVELKSSFKL; encoded by the coding sequence ATGACAGAAAACAATCAAACATCATCTAACTTTATAAAGCACATTGTAAAAAAAGATTTAGAATCAGGAAAACATAATGAAATTATGACAAGATTTCCTCCAGAACCAAACGGCTATTTACATATTGGGCATGCGAAGTCGATCGTTTTGAACTTCGAATTAGCCGATGAATTTGGTGGGAAAACAAACCTACGTTTTGACGACACGAATCCATTAAAGGAAGATAAAGAATACGTTGATTCGATTAAAGATAATATTGAATGGCTTGGTTATGAGTGGGATGAGCTTCGCTTCGCCTCTAACTACTTCGGCGAAATGTATGACCGAGCAGTCCTACTAATTAAAAATGGTCTTGCATATGTCGAGGACTTATCACAAGAGGAAATTCGTCAGTACCGTGGTACATTAACAGAGCCAGGAAAAGAAAGTCCGGCAAGAAGCCGTTCTGTCGAGGAAAACTTAGAACTCTTCGAACGTATGAAAAACGGTGAATTTGCTGATGGAGAGAAAGTTCTCCGTGCAAAAATTGATATGAGCTCTCCGAACATTAATATGCGTGATCCTGTAATTTATCGTATTTCACATACAACACATCACAACACAGGGGATGAATGGTGTATTTATCCGATGTATTCTTTTGCACACCCACTCGAAGACGCGATCGAAGGTATTACACACTCCATATGTACGCTAGAGTTTGAAGATCAGCGCCCACTGTATAACTGGGTCGTAGAAAACTGTGAAATGGAAGCACAACCACAGCAAATTGAATTTGCTCGCTTAAACTTAACGAATACGGTGATGAGTAAGCGTAAGTTGAAGCAGCTCGTTGACGAGAACTTTGTTGATGGTTGGGACGATCCACGTATGCCAACGATTTCAGGATTGCGCCGCCGCGGTTACACACCTGAGGCAATTAAGCAGTTCTGTCGTGAAATTGGTGTTGCAAAGTCTGATAATATCGTGGATGTACGCATGCTTGAACACTTCATTCGTGAAGACTTGAAATTAAAAGCACCACGTACAATGTCTGTATTGCATCCATTAAAAGTCGTCATCACAAACTACCCTGAAGGGGAAGTTGAGTGGCTTGATGCGGATATTAACCCTGAAAATGAAGAAATGGGTAAAAGACAAATTCCTTTCTCTCGTGAAATTTACATTGAGCAAAGTGACTTTATGGAAAACCCACCGAAGAAGTATTTCAGACTGTTCCCAGGTAATGAGGTACGCTTAAAACATGCATATTTCATTAAATGTGAGGATGTCATTAAGGATGACGAAGGGAATGTCGTTGAAATCCATTGTACGTATGACCCAGAAACGAAGTCTGGCACTGGTTTTACAGGTCGTAAAGTAAAAGGGACGCTTCATTGGGTGGAAGCAACACACGCGAAAGAAGCAGAATTCCGTCTATATGATTCGTTGATTCTAGATGACCAAGGTGACGACTTCATGGATCAAGTGAATCCAAACTCACTTGAAATAGCTAATGGTTTCGTTGAGCCAAATATGGTTGACGCAAAACCAGAAGATAAGTTCCAATTCTTCCGTCACGGTTACTTTAACGTAGACCCTGCTGCGACAACAGACGAGGAACTCGTCTTTAACCGTATTGTGGAGTTGAAAAGTTCTTTTAAGCTGTAA
- a CDS encoding DUF2935 domain-containing protein: MRDELLFELEFWLQVLGDHSRFIYESLSPGERNYVARAEGFIDSFDELLGEARRFPNEQALMTLLRQANEETEKLRELKLAIIREHLEGDIAITLPPSFLNHMVNELDEALRIFSYFLKGERPPKVHPLHHDLIWLLDAAGHAAAISSNMDHVEYDIREKSDYFKEEWEEFYIKAVEMAGFLRANVSQFPALKRFHRDIELEMEVFKAFLRELEEMQLTKESLGVLSPLMADHMAREECYYLMKLAETTEVVQMPDCDPTKPRTED; this comes from the coding sequence ATGCGTGATGAATTATTGTTTGAACTGGAATTTTGGTTACAAGTTCTTGGTGACCACAGCAGGTTTATTTATGAATCACTATCTCCTGGTGAAAGGAATTATGTCGCTCGAGCTGAAGGATTTATTGATTCGTTTGACGAGCTTTTAGGTGAGGCGAGAAGGTTTCCAAATGAGCAAGCATTAATGACGTTATTAAGACAGGCTAATGAAGAAACAGAAAAATTACGTGAATTAAAGTTAGCGATCATCCGTGAACATTTAGAAGGTGATATTGCAATTACATTACCTCCTTCTTTTTTAAACCATATGGTAAATGAACTAGATGAAGCATTGAGGATCTTCTCTTATTTCTTAAAAGGTGAGCGGCCACCGAAGGTTCACCCACTTCACCACGACCTCATTTGGCTTTTGGACGCTGCAGGACATGCGGCAGCAATTAGTAGTAATATGGATCATGTCGAATACGATATTCGTGAAAAAAGTGATTACTTTAAAGAGGAATGGGAGGAATTTTATATTAAAGCGGTCGAGATGGCTGGGTTCCTCCGAGCAAATGTTTCTCAATTTCCCGCTCTAAAGAGATTCCATCGCGATATTGAACTAGAGATGGAAGTTTTCAAAGCTTTTTTAAGAGAGTTAGAGGAAATGCAGCTAACGAAAGAATCTCTCGGTGTTCTATCACCACTAATGGCTGACCATATGGCAAGAGAAGAGTGCTATTACTTAATGAAGTTAGCTGAAACGACAGAGGTCGTGCAAATGCCTGATTGCGATCCAACGAAACCTCGAACAGAAGACTAA
- a CDS encoding Fur-regulated basic protein FbpA produces the protein MTEKSQQKEQMIEELLALGIYKIGDVQLYEVPLEDLEHEYNEHLRK, from the coding sequence ATGACCGAAAAATCGCAACAAAAAGAACAGATGATTGAAGAGCTACTAGCATTAGGGATCTACAAAATTGGAGATGTACAACTGTATGAAGTGCCGCTTGAAGACTTAGAACATGAATATAATGAGCATCTACGCAAATAG
- the fdhD gene encoding formate dehydrogenase accessory sulfurtransferase FdhD: MNHDVMKDQPIIAYNNGAVSEINDTIALEVPITILVNGIEFGTMMCTPTHIEEMTIGILASEGVILTPSDIDSLSILKEKGYVYVQLKKEDVPIDSYATKRYIGSCCGKSRKFYFQNDVRTAKTVMTKHDIHAEQIINLMEEMQENAINFQQTGGLHNTALCTTAELIVNRSDIGRHNALDKVYGYCLKNKVPLKDKVIVFSGRISSEVLLKVSKMGVGIMLSKSAPTTLAIDLAKDLGITTVGFIRGGRFNVYTHPDRVSFD; this comes from the coding sequence ATGAATCATGACGTGATGAAGGATCAGCCGATCATTGCATATAATAATGGGGCAGTTTCAGAAATAAATGATACCATTGCGCTTGAAGTACCAATAACGATCCTTGTAAACGGTATTGAATTTGGAACGATGATGTGTACCCCAACTCACATCGAAGAAATGACGATTGGTATTTTAGCCTCAGAAGGTGTGATCCTCACACCTTCAGATATTGATTCTTTATCAATACTAAAAGAAAAAGGGTATGTTTATGTGCAGTTAAAAAAAGAAGATGTACCGATTGATTCGTATGCAACGAAGCGATATATCGGGTCATGTTGTGGAAAAAGCAGAAAGTTTTACTTCCAAAACGACGTACGGACGGCAAAGACGGTGATGACAAAGCATGATATTCATGCTGAACAAATCATTAACTTAATGGAAGAAATGCAAGAAAACGCAATTAATTTTCAACAAACGGGAGGTTTGCATAATACGGCGTTATGCACAACCGCCGAATTGATTGTAAACCGTTCAGATATCGGGCGTCATAATGCCCTTGATAAAGTGTATGGCTACTGTCTAAAAAATAAAGTCCCACTAAAGGATAAGGTGATTGTTTTTAGCGGAAGAATTTCATCAGAAGTGCTGTTGAAAGTTTCAAAGATGGGAGTTGGAATCATGCTATCAAAATCGGCTCCGACGACTTTAGCCATAGATTTAGCAAAAGACTTAGGAATTACAACAGTGGGATTTATTCGCGGGGGGCGTTTTAATGTTTATACGCACCCAGATCGTGTATCATTCGACTGA
- a CDS encoding FdhF/YdeP family oxidoreductase gives MGKSEHQGPMKLPKKPEPKHWASWVPFGLGKVKPKHIRDTAKVVWENKDNLPYATRILTQGVCDGCALGVAGLKDQTLAGPHICTTRLNVLRLNTMPEIKEEILHQDIDELRKLNSSELRELGRIPYPLSRKPGEKKFTRISWDDALDRVASKVKAIDPKQLAFFLTARGITNESYYVAGKVARFLGTNNIDNASRICHSPSKTALKRSLGIGASSCNYQDWIGTDVLVFWGSVAANNQPVSTKYMYAAKRKGTKIIVINPYHEPSMDKYWIPSVPESALFGTKMADDVYQVNIGGDIAFMNGVIKHWFDMEKQERGSAIDHQFVNEHTKGYQELKEHVRKQDWETLEKSSGLSKERMLEFAKLLAKSKSGVFVWSMGLTQHRFGTDNISQVANLAMLRGFLGRKYCGVMPIRGHSGVQGSGEMGADPFVLPGGDFEPRNKERVEKVWNFDIPDWQGDIVGVSLENAVLPEDHERKLKVFYTSGGNFLETMPNPDFIKGCLENVDIRVHQDIILNTSTLVDAKEEVIVLPAMTRYEQPGGGTSTSTERMVYFSPEIKGPRIGEARPEWEIYVDLAKRVKPEGSSVIDYKTAQEIRDEIAIAHPKYDGVQHLKNKGDVFQWGGAWLCEGGECPTEDGKGQLLPIELPELRKPEGHFYVTTRRGKQFNSMIYSDRDPNNNADRFDVLINQSDAKGLGINEGEAIVVYNKYGTFHGRAKYDRTKQGNISVYWPEGNVLIPKGVYEQFAGIPEYNTAVIVEKAETYHAHKDTKYVERRIEELETEIS, from the coding sequence ATGGGGAAATCAGAGCACCAAGGACCAATGAAACTTCCGAAAAAACCAGAGCCGAAGCATTGGGCAAGTTGGGTTCCTTTTGGGCTTGGAAAAGTGAAGCCGAAACATATAAGAGATACGGCAAAAGTCGTTTGGGAAAATAAAGATAACCTTCCATATGCCACAAGAATATTAACGCAAGGTGTATGTGACGGCTGTGCATTAGGCGTAGCTGGTTTAAAAGACCAAACGTTAGCTGGTCCTCACATCTGTACGACAAGGCTTAATGTGCTCAGGTTAAATACGATGCCAGAGATAAAAGAGGAAATTCTTCATCAAGATATTGATGAACTACGTAAGCTAAACAGTTCAGAGCTTCGAGAATTAGGACGCATCCCTTATCCACTATCAAGAAAGCCTGGCGAAAAGAAGTTTACGAGAATTTCATGGGACGATGCTTTAGATCGTGTCGCAAGTAAAGTGAAAGCGATTGATCCAAAACAACTTGCCTTCTTTTTAACAGCAAGAGGAATTACGAATGAATCTTACTATGTTGCTGGGAAAGTTGCGCGCTTTCTTGGAACAAACAATATTGATAATGCTTCACGCATTTGTCACTCACCAAGTAAAACAGCTTTAAAGCGATCGCTTGGAATCGGTGCATCAAGTTGTAATTACCAAGACTGGATTGGCACAGATGTCCTTGTTTTCTGGGGATCAGTAGCAGCAAACAACCAACCAGTTTCCACCAAGTATATGTATGCTGCCAAGCGAAAAGGGACAAAAATTATCGTTATTAATCCTTATCATGAGCCATCGATGGATAAATATTGGATTCCATCTGTACCAGAAAGTGCGTTGTTCGGTACAAAAATGGCAGATGACGTCTACCAAGTGAATATAGGTGGCGACATTGCCTTTATGAACGGCGTTATCAAACATTGGTTTGACATGGAAAAACAAGAACGTGGATCCGCCATTGACCATCAATTTGTAAATGAGCATACGAAAGGCTATCAAGAGTTAAAAGAACATGTAAGAAAACAAGATTGGGAAACACTTGAGAAATCATCCGGGCTTTCAAAAGAAAGAATGCTAGAATTCGCAAAGCTTCTCGCCAAGTCGAAAAGTGGTGTTTTCGTCTGGTCAATGGGGTTAACCCAACACAGGTTTGGAACAGATAACATTTCTCAAGTTGCCAACCTAGCCATGCTTCGTGGATTTCTTGGTCGCAAGTACTGTGGTGTCATGCCAATTCGCGGTCACTCAGGCGTACAAGGTTCTGGAGAAATGGGGGCAGATCCATTTGTTCTACCTGGCGGTGATTTTGAGCCGAGAAACAAAGAGCGTGTAGAGAAGGTTTGGAACTTCGATATACCTGACTGGCAAGGTGACATCGTTGGTGTGTCTTTAGAAAATGCGGTACTTCCGGAAGATCATGAGCGAAAACTTAAAGTGTTTTATACATCCGGAGGAAACTTCTTGGAAACAATGCCAAACCCTGACTTCATTAAAGGCTGCCTTGAGAATGTCGACATTCGTGTTCATCAAGACATTATTTTAAATACGTCGACACTTGTGGATGCAAAAGAAGAAGTCATTGTTCTTCCTGCAATGACACGTTACGAACAACCTGGTGGAGGAACGTCAACATCGACGGAAAGAATGGTTTATTTTTCACCAGAAATTAAAGGACCACGGATCGGTGAAGCAAGGCCTGAATGGGAGATTTACGTCGATCTGGCTAAACGTGTTAAACCAGAGGGAAGTAGTGTCATAGATTACAAGACAGCGCAAGAAATTCGTGATGAAATAGCAATTGCACATCCGAAATACGACGGGGTTCAGCATTTAAAGAATAAAGGAGATGTCTTCCAATGGGGAGGCGCTTGGTTATGTGAAGGTGGGGAATGTCCAACAGAAGACGGGAAAGGCCAATTGCTCCCGATTGAGCTTCCAGAACTGCGTAAACCAGAGGGTCATTTCTATGTGACAACGAGACGTGGCAAGCAGTTTAACTCGATGATTTACAGTGATAGAGATCCAAATAACAATGCCGATCGTTTCGATGTGCTAATCAATCAAAGTGATGCAAAAGGCCTTGGGATTAACGAAGGAGAAGCTATCGTCGTATACAATAAATATGGAACGTTTCACGGTCGAGCAAAATACGACCGCACAAAACAAGGAAACATCTCTGTTTACTGGCCAGAAGGGAATGTTCTGATTCCAAAAGGGGTTTACGAACAATTTGCCGGTATCCCTGAATATAATACGGCTGTCATTGTTGAAAAAGCGGAAACGTACCATGCCCATAAAGATACGAAATATGTTGAACGAAGAATTGAAGAACTCGAAACAGAAATCAGTTAA